The proteins below come from a single uncultured Sunxiuqinia sp. genomic window:
- the glpK gene encoding glycerol kinase GlpK, whose protein sequence is MDKSKKYILAIDQSTSATKTILFNKKGKLEFRSTIPHQQYYPQPGFVEHDPIEIFNNTINAIKETLAAANSTEDEIACLAVTNQRETVMIWDKTTGKPVYNATVWQCQRGTPYCDELKAKGYSKLIQQKTGLIIDPYFSASRLHWIMNNVEGLQEKAQKGELLMGTMDTWLLWKLTNGKVHATDYSNACRTMLFNIHTLEWDEELIELFDLHKNMFPKVRFSNEIFGETDSSVIFENPIPIAGLLGDSHAALFGQNCFSQGMAKATYGTGSSIMMNIGLEPLESPEGLVTSIGYGIDQSIYYVFEGNIHCTGDTLNWLKNEIQLISDASETEALATSVENNNGVYLVPAFVGLGAPYWDNQARACLSGMPRNTTKAHIVRAALESIGYQVKDLISLMEEKGGIQLKELRADGGPTRNDFLMEFQSGILNRYVARSEIEEVSALGATFMAGLAVGFWKDLEEIQSLREAGKLFEPAMDQDKITTNYAGWKKAVERARLN, encoded by the coding sequence ATGGATAAGTCGAAAAAGTACATTTTAGCCATTGACCAAAGTACTTCAGCTACAAAAACAATCCTTTTCAACAAAAAAGGAAAACTTGAATTCCGAAGTACCATACCACACCAACAATATTACCCTCAGCCCGGATTTGTAGAACACGATCCCATTGAGATTTTCAACAACACAATAAATGCAATCAAAGAAACTCTTGCGGCAGCTAATTCTACCGAAGATGAAATTGCTTGTTTAGCAGTTACAAATCAACGGGAGACGGTGATGATTTGGGACAAAACCACCGGAAAACCGGTTTATAACGCTACGGTGTGGCAATGCCAACGCGGCACACCTTATTGTGATGAACTAAAAGCAAAAGGATACAGCAAGCTCATTCAGCAAAAAACCGGATTAATTATTGATCCGTATTTTTCGGCCAGCCGCCTGCACTGGATCATGAATAATGTAGAAGGCTTGCAGGAAAAAGCTCAAAAAGGTGAGCTCTTGATGGGAACCATGGACACCTGGCTTTTGTGGAAACTAACCAATGGCAAAGTCCATGCAACAGACTATTCGAACGCCTGCCGAACGATGCTTTTCAATATTCACACCCTCGAATGGGATGAAGAACTGATTGAACTATTTGATCTCCATAAAAATATGTTTCCGAAGGTTCGGTTCAGCAATGAGATTTTTGGTGAAACTGACTCCTCTGTCATTTTTGAGAATCCGATTCCAATTGCCGGATTATTGGGCGATTCGCACGCTGCCCTATTTGGACAAAATTGTTTTAGTCAGGGAATGGCAAAAGCAACTTACGGAACAGGATCTTCAATCATGATGAACATTGGACTGGAGCCATTGGAATCTCCTGAAGGACTGGTCACCTCCATTGGTTATGGAATCGACCAATCTATTTACTATGTTTTCGAGGGAAATATTCACTGCACCGGAGATACACTCAACTGGCTGAAGAACGAGATTCAACTGATCAGCGATGCGTCAGAAACAGAAGCTCTGGCAACGTCAGTAGAAAATAACAATGGAGTTTACCTGGTTCCTGCCTTTGTTGGGCTGGGCGCTCCGTACTGGGATAATCAAGCTCGAGCCTGTCTATCAGGGATGCCACGAAATACAACCAAAGCTCACATTGTTCGGGCAGCCTTAGAAAGCATCGGATATCAAGTAAAAGACCTCATCAGCTTAATGGAAGAAAAAGGTGGTATTCAATTAAAGGAATTACGAGCCGATGGCGGACCAACCCGAAATGATTTCTTAATGGAATTTCAGTCCGGCATTTTGAACCGATATGTTGCCCGCTCCGAAATTGAAGAAGTTTCGGCACTCGGAGCCACATTTATGGCGGGACTAGCGGTCGGATTCTGGAAGGACCTGGAGGAGATCCAATCGCTTCGTGAGGCTGGAAAGCTTTTTGAGCCAGCAATGGATCAAGATAAAATAACAACCAATTATGCCGGGTGGAAAAAAGCAGTTGAAAGAGCCCGATTAAATTAA
- a CDS encoding DeoR/GlpR family DNA-binding transcription regulator has translation MLPNQRREKILEMIREDGHAKVLQLSKIFKVTEVTIRQDLEKLEKDGYIEREHGGAYLKDIGLNVKNIALQNQEFLTEKAAIAKKALAHINDGDTIILDSGSTTTEIAKLISGFKNLTVITNSLNIALILGADPEVNLVLTGGEFKAPTLSLTGQKAADFFNDLHVDKLFLATAGITLKSGLTYPSISDICVKRSMIESANAVYLVADSSKIGKSSFASLGALSLIDYLITDSKISQDEIEMLQRNDIKMIMA, from the coding sequence ATGCTACCAAATCAACGTCGCGAGAAAATACTGGAAATGATCCGAGAAGACGGACACGCCAAGGTTCTTCAACTTAGCAAAATCTTTAAAGTAACCGAAGTAACGATTCGTCAGGATCTGGAAAAACTTGAAAAGGACGGGTACATTGAACGGGAGCATGGAGGTGCATATTTGAAAGACATTGGATTAAATGTAAAAAACATCGCCCTTCAAAACCAGGAATTTCTGACAGAGAAAGCTGCCATTGCAAAAAAAGCTTTGGCGCATATTAATGACGGAGACACCATTATTCTGGATTCCGGCTCCACAACAACGGAGATCGCAAAACTCATCAGTGGGTTTAAAAACCTAACCGTAATTACAAATTCACTCAACATTGCACTAATCCTTGGTGCCGACCCCGAAGTTAATCTGGTACTTACCGGCGGTGAATTTAAAGCACCAACACTTTCATTAACAGGACAGAAAGCGGCCGATTTCTTCAACGACCTTCATGTTGACAAGTTATTCCTGGCTACTGCCGGAATAACCTTAAAGTCAGGACTCACCTATCCCAGCATTAGCGACATCTGCGTAAAACGATCCATGATTGAATCAGCCAACGCAGTATACCTCGTTGCCGACTCCAGCAAGATTGGGAAAAGTTCCTTTGCCAGCCTTGGAGCACTTTCGCTAATTGACTATTTGATTACAGATTCAAAAATTAGCCAGGATGAAATAGAAATGCTCCAACGAAACGATATTAAAATGATCATGGCTTAG
- the ribB gene encoding 3,4-dihydroxy-2-butanone-4-phosphate synthase has translation MSKFQRHEIEEAIEDIRQGKVIIVTDDEHRENEGDFIAAAELVTPEIVNFMAKNGRGLICAAVTEKRCNELELDMMVTKNTASHNTNFTVSVDLLGQGCTTGISAHDRAKTLNVLANESTQPEELGRPGHIFPIKAHPNGLLARPGHTEASVELPKLAGLKPVGALVEIMNPDGTMARYPDLLKLSEKLGLKLITIKNLIKYLKLISE, from the coding sequence ATGAGTAAGTTTCAACGTCACGAGATAGAGGAAGCAATTGAAGATATTCGTCAAGGGAAAGTAATTATTGTTACTGATGACGAACATCGCGAAAACGAAGGTGATTTTATTGCAGCTGCAGAATTAGTAACACCCGAGATTGTCAATTTCATGGCTAAAAACGGCAGAGGACTTATTTGTGCTGCGGTAACTGAAAAACGATGCAACGAACTGGAACTTGATATGATGGTAACTAAAAACACGGCGTCGCATAATACCAATTTCACGGTTTCAGTTGACTTACTCGGACAGGGATGTACGACCGGCATTTCGGCACACGATCGTGCTAAAACTCTCAATGTGCTGGCCAATGAATCAACTCAGCCGGAAGAACTCGGACGTCCCGGACACATTTTTCCAATTAAAGCACACCCAAATGGACTTCTTGCAAGGCCAGGGCACACCGAAGCATCGGTAGAGCTCCCCAAACTTGCCGGATTAAAACCGGTCGGGGCATTGGTTGAGATTATGAATCCGGATGGAACAATGGCACGTTACCCAGACTTGCTGAAGCTTTCAGAAAAGCTAGGCCTCAAATTAATTACGATTAAAAACCTGATTAAATACTTGAAATTAATTAGCGAATAA
- a CDS encoding DUF5060 domain-containing protein, with protein sequence MKKIAILLLLFVQITSLFAADPVSLYRLFETSVVNNEVYQNRFTDVELLVQYQAPSGRLFDFRGFFDGDGKGGGDMNEGNVWKMRFMPNETGIWKYVYRWSDGTPGGDGRFECTSEGSGKGILKPYDKNPHWFAYNGTEPVWLKSYYETGHGSIAQDFDWIIENVYGKLVEHGYNHVQVNWLLSLCCFEQYYNDGPKPATLDLALYEEGNVDETMKLDVWHRMERHLGWFNQQDIGVHMFLGVDGSKNDAPAWKKLSLTQKDFFVRYMVARLAPFANLAGWNYVWEIPGNREDEELGFTRLINQYDIFEHLCTYEDEFPRENFFHLPEYTFAAVENHEIAAPDKNEERHLWKEPWTHHMACLLGYVGKPVYMIEGNALWRRFWQERTGATQDDLRRSVWACATAGASFTWCGHASEYELMAKGPEGLPFYDENPYKLSEKYISILSDLMTNELAFYRMTPSDQLLSNHSALQVYALAEPGEQYLVFAPDGEPFSLKLESGTYSNNFWLNTETGDKKTLKEIIKANGDEPVDFKAPDQSVDWALVIRK encoded by the coding sequence ATGAAAAAGATTGCTATTCTGCTACTCCTTTTCGTTCAAATAACTTCTTTATTTGCAGCTGATCCCGTGAGTCTCTATCGCCTTTTTGAAACTTCTGTCGTTAATAATGAAGTTTATCAGAATCGATTTACTGATGTTGAGCTCCTTGTGCAATATCAAGCACCATCAGGAAGATTATTTGATTTTCGCGGATTCTTTGATGGTGATGGTAAAGGCGGTGGAGACATGAATGAAGGTAATGTTTGGAAAATGCGATTTATGCCCAACGAAACAGGAATATGGAAATATGTTTATCGTTGGTCGGATGGCACTCCGGGAGGAGATGGTCGTTTTGAATGCACTTCAGAAGGTTCCGGGAAGGGAATTTTAAAACCCTACGATAAAAACCCGCACTGGTTTGCGTACAACGGAACCGAGCCCGTTTGGTTGAAATCGTACTACGAAACCGGGCATGGCTCAATAGCTCAGGATTTCGACTGGATTATAGAAAATGTGTATGGAAAGTTGGTGGAGCATGGATACAATCATGTTCAGGTAAACTGGTTGCTTTCACTTTGTTGTTTCGAGCAATACTACAATGATGGCCCAAAGCCGGCAACATTAGATTTGGCTCTTTACGAGGAAGGGAACGTTGACGAAACAATGAAGCTTGACGTTTGGCATAGGATGGAAAGACACCTTGGATGGTTTAATCAACAGGATATTGGCGTGCACATGTTTTTAGGGGTGGATGGAAGTAAAAACGATGCTCCAGCCTGGAAGAAATTGAGCTTGACGCAAAAGGATTTTTTTGTACGTTACATGGTTGCCCGGCTGGCTCCCTTTGCTAATCTTGCCGGCTGGAATTACGTGTGGGAAATCCCGGGAAACCGCGAAGACGAGGAGTTGGGTTTTACCCGCCTAATCAATCAATACGACATATTTGAGCATCTGTGTACTTATGAGGATGAGTTTCCACGAGAAAATTTTTTTCATTTGCCGGAATATACTTTTGCTGCTGTCGAGAATCATGAGATAGCAGCTCCTGATAAAAACGAAGAGCGACATCTTTGGAAAGAACCCTGGACGCATCACATGGCATGTTTGCTGGGCTACGTAGGAAAGCCGGTTTATATGATTGAAGGAAATGCTTTGTGGCGCCGATTTTGGCAGGAGCGAACCGGAGCAACACAGGATGATCTTCGGCGTTCGGTTTGGGCTTGTGCTACTGCCGGGGCTTCGTTTACTTGGTGTGGTCATGCCAGTGAGTACGAATTGATGGCTAAGGGGCCGGAAGGGCTTCCGTTTTATGATGAGAATCCCTACAAGCTGTCAGAAAAATACATTTCTATTTTAAGTGATTTGATGACAAATGAGTTGGCTTTCTATCGGATGACCCCAAGTGATCAGTTGCTGTCGAATCATTCTGCACTACAGGTTTATGCACTAGCTGAGCCGGGTGAACAATATTTGGTTTTTGCTCCCGATGGTGAGCCTTTTTCGTTGAAATTGGAATCAGGAACCTACTCCAATAACTTTTGGCTAAACACAGAGACTGGGGATAAAAAGACGTTGAAAGAGATTATTAAGGCAAATGGAGATGAGCCGGTGGATTTCAAAGCTCCTGACCAGTCCGTTGATTGGGCGCTGGTGATCAGAAAATAA
- a CDS encoding PhnA domain-containing protein, whose translation MSLENELMERSGSTCELCGSNIELSVYQVPPKTSATANENTLLCSKCLEQIEDAEKIDVNHWHCLNDSMWSQVPAVQVMAWRMLNKLRGEGWAQNLIDMLYLEEDVLAWAKSGEPVVTETSGPKHIDSNGVPIEAGDTVVLIKDLNVKGTSFVAKRGTAVRGISLVHDNPEHIEGRVNGQQIVILTKFTKKTN comes from the coding sequence ATGAGTCTGGAGAACGAATTAATGGAGCGCAGCGGTTCAACCTGCGAATTGTGTGGATCAAACATCGAACTAAGTGTTTACCAAGTACCACCAAAAACAAGTGCTACTGCTAACGAAAATACACTCCTGTGTAGCAAGTGTCTGGAGCAAATTGAAGATGCTGAGAAGATCGATGTAAACCACTGGCATTGCCTGAATGACAGCATGTGGAGTCAGGTTCCTGCTGTGCAGGTAATGGCTTGGCGTATGCTAAATAAGTTGCGCGGCGAAGGCTGGGCTCAAAACCTAATCGATATGCTTTACCTGGAAGAAGATGTGCTGGCATGGGCAAAATCGGGCGAACCGGTAGTTACAGAAACCAGCGGTCCGAAACACATCGACAGCAATGGAGTACCCATTGAAGCCGGCGACACCGTCGTACTGATTAAAGACTTGAATGTTAAGGGAACGAGCTTTGTTGCCAAACGCGGAACAGCTGTTCGCGGCATTTCGTTGGTGCACGATAACCCCGAACATATTGAAGGCCGCGTAAATGGTCAGCAAATTGTGATCCTGACCAAGTTTACCAAGAAAACGAATTAA
- a CDS encoding sigma-70 family RNA polymerase sigma factor: MKTSSSLEEQFIDLLEKNKKIIYKVSNLYGEHPDDRKDLSQEIILQLWKAFPNYDSRYAVSTWMYRIALNVSISFMRKEKTRKKTVDSYQSDQSLLNWDTQKEDERLTQVYQIINQLKPFDKAIIILYLEGHKNNEISSIVGISETNVATKINRIKKKISSNLKT; the protein is encoded by the coding sequence TTGAAAACGTCATCATCACTCGAAGAGCAATTTATCGACCTTCTGGAAAAGAACAAGAAGATCATTTATAAGGTCTCCAACCTTTACGGGGAGCATCCCGACGACCGAAAAGACCTGAGCCAGGAAATCATCCTTCAGCTTTGGAAGGCGTTTCCGAATTACGATAGTCGATATGCTGTTTCGACCTGGATGTACCGAATTGCACTGAATGTGTCGATTTCGTTTATGCGAAAAGAAAAAACACGAAAAAAGACAGTCGACAGCTATCAGTCAGATCAAAGTTTGCTCAATTGGGATACCCAAAAAGAAGACGAACGACTAACACAGGTTTACCAGATTATCAATCAGCTGAAACCATTCGACAAAGCCATTATCATTCTTTATCTCGAAGGTCACAAAAACAATGAAATATCGAGTATTGTAGGCATTTCCGAAACGAATGTCGCCACTAAAATAAATCGGATAAAAAAGAAAATAAGTTCAAACTTAAAAACATAA
- a CDS encoding S41 family peptidase: MIRNFYALIFILLLGSSSISAQPEEARLLRFPTISGNQIAFTYAGDLYTVPANGGTARKLTNDIGFEMFAHFSPDGSQLAFTGQYDGNTEVFVMPASGGSPRRLTYTATLNRDKISDRMGPNNIVMSWTPDGKNIIYRSRKQSFNSFKGQLFKIPAEGGLSTELPLSEGGFCSYSPDGKKLAFNRVFREFRTWKYYKGGMADDVWTFDFDTKEVSQITDNDAQDIFPMWAGDEIFFLSDRDRTMNLFVYNITTKAVEKVTNFTEYDIKFPSIGDDYIVFENGGYIYKMSVKDKTPVKVPVQIENDFIYARNEWKDAAKHITDGDISPNGERVVFSARGDVFSVPSEKGITYNLTKTPGAHERTAVWSPDGKYIAYLSDKSGEFEVYIEDQKGNTELIQLTKNADTYKFSLEWSPDSKKIMWSDRKLRLRYVDIDSKKITTVKQAEYGVISAYNWSPDSKWITFSLPTDNQFSKIVVYNLDDKKLHDITDNWYDSGSPSFSSDGKYITFVSARDFNPTYSNTEWNHAYENMSRIYLAILSKDTPSPFALENDTVKVENENKDEKKKTDDKSEDKKVDQTVKIDFDGLANRIISLPIAASNYYNVACVGNKVYYYNYGNERNAKLYDLKEKKETILGNFNYGISANHKKMLVVKDKKWAVIDLPSSNVSLDKTIELSNMKVWVDYQAEWKQIYDESWRQMRDFFYVESMHGLDWQAMHDKYAVLIPYARHRDDLTYLIGELIGELNVGHAYVQSGDRPEPIRIKTGLLGAKISTDPSGYFKIDRILDGANWSKQLRSPLQEIGVNAQEGDFIIAINGQSTKNEGNLFALLVGKANKEVEITLNNKPTKEGARSVLITPIADESSLYYYNWVQDNIRKVNEATNGEVGYIHVPDMGPNGLNQFSKLFYPQLNKKGLVIDDRGNGGGNVSPMLIERLQRVAQRANTRRNYPHPTPVPNQMLLGPKVLLIDKYSASDGDLFPYAFKHYKLGTVIGTRSWGGVVGISGSLPFIDGAELRKPEFASYSSEKSEWIIEGHGVEPDIVLDNNPYQEYLGNDAQLQKAIEVIKEKIKTEYKPLPAIPEAPDKTK; this comes from the coding sequence ATGATTAGAAATTTTTATGCATTGATTTTTATCCTTCTACTCGGTTCGAGTAGTATTTCGGCACAACCCGAAGAAGCAAGACTTTTGCGATTTCCAACCATTTCTGGCAATCAAATCGCATTTACCTACGCTGGCGATTTATACACGGTGCCGGCTAATGGCGGAACAGCCCGAAAGCTAACCAACGACATTGGGTTTGAGATGTTTGCCCACTTTTCACCCGACGGCAGCCAGCTGGCCTTTACTGGTCAATACGATGGTAACACCGAAGTTTTTGTAATGCCGGCATCTGGCGGATCGCCTCGCAGGTTAACCTACACGGCAACGTTGAATCGCGATAAAATATCGGATCGGATGGGGCCAAACAATATTGTAATGAGTTGGACTCCCGATGGTAAAAACATTATTTACCGATCACGCAAGCAAAGTTTCAACTCCTTTAAAGGGCAACTGTTTAAAATACCAGCCGAAGGTGGATTGTCAACAGAACTTCCTTTGTCAGAAGGAGGCTTTTGCAGCTACTCACCTGATGGCAAAAAATTGGCTTTCAACCGGGTTTTTCGTGAATTCAGAACCTGGAAATACTACAAAGGTGGAATGGCCGACGATGTTTGGACTTTTGATTTCGACACGAAGGAAGTCAGCCAAATTACCGACAATGATGCACAGGATATCTTTCCAATGTGGGCTGGCGACGAGATTTTCTTTCTCTCGGATCGCGACCGCACGATGAACCTTTTCGTTTATAACATCACAACTAAGGCGGTAGAAAAAGTCACCAATTTTACTGAATACGACATTAAGTTTCCATCGATTGGTGACGATTACATTGTTTTTGAAAATGGCGGTTACATCTACAAAATGAGCGTTAAAGACAAAACGCCTGTTAAAGTTCCTGTACAAATTGAGAATGATTTTATTTATGCACGAAACGAATGGAAAGATGCAGCGAAACACATTACCGATGGCGATATTTCGCCAAACGGGGAGCGAGTAGTCTTTTCAGCTCGTGGCGACGTTTTTAGTGTCCCTTCTGAAAAAGGAATTACTTACAATCTCACGAAAACTCCGGGGGCGCACGAACGAACTGCAGTTTGGTCTCCCGATGGGAAGTACATCGCTTACCTTTCTGATAAATCAGGTGAATTTGAAGTATACATCGAAGACCAAAAAGGCAATACCGAACTAATTCAGCTGACGAAAAATGCAGATACCTACAAATTCAGTCTGGAATGGTCGCCTGATAGCAAGAAAATTATGTGGTCGGACCGAAAACTACGATTACGATATGTTGATATCGACAGCAAAAAAATAACAACCGTTAAACAGGCTGAATACGGTGTAATAAGTGCCTACAACTGGTCGCCCGACAGCAAATGGATTACCTTTAGTTTACCAACAGATAATCAATTCTCGAAAATTGTAGTTTATAATCTAGATGATAAAAAACTACACGACATTACCGATAATTGGTACGATTCCGGTTCACCATCTTTTTCAAGCGATGGCAAATACATCACCTTTGTTTCAGCACGCGATTTTAACCCAACATACAGCAATACAGAGTGGAATCACGCCTACGAAAACATGAGCCGGATATATCTGGCTATTCTATCAAAAGATACTCCTTCGCCTTTTGCTCTTGAAAACGACACTGTAAAAGTTGAAAACGAAAACAAGGATGAGAAAAAGAAAACTGATGACAAATCGGAAGACAAGAAAGTTGACCAAACTGTGAAAATCGATTTCGATGGACTTGCGAATCGAATCATTTCGCTTCCAATTGCAGCATCAAACTATTACAATGTAGCTTGTGTCGGGAACAAAGTATACTACTATAATTATGGTAACGAGCGAAATGCGAAACTATATGATCTGAAAGAAAAGAAAGAAACAATACTTGGCAACTTCAACTATGGCATTTCGGCCAACCACAAAAAAATGCTTGTTGTTAAAGATAAAAAATGGGCTGTTATCGACCTTCCTTCATCCAACGTTTCGCTTGATAAAACCATCGAACTCTCGAACATGAAAGTTTGGGTCGACTATCAGGCAGAGTGGAAACAGATTTACGATGAAAGCTGGCGACAAATGCGTGACTTTTTCTATGTTGAAAGCATGCACGGACTAGACTGGCAAGCCATGCACGACAAGTACGCAGTTTTAATTCCTTATGCTCGCCATCGCGACGATTTAACTTACCTGATTGGCGAATTAATTGGCGAATTAAACGTAGGTCACGCCTATGTGCAAAGTGGCGACCGTCCCGAACCCATACGAATAAAGACAGGACTGTTGGGAGCCAAAATTAGTACTGATCCCTCTGGCTATTTTAAAATTGATCGAATACTGGATGGAGCCAACTGGAGCAAGCAACTCCGCTCTCCATTACAGGAAATTGGAGTTAATGCTCAGGAAGGCGACTTCATTATCGCGATAAATGGCCAAAGCACAAAGAATGAAGGAAATCTTTTTGCATTGCTCGTAGGAAAAGCCAACAAAGAGGTTGAGATAACTCTTAACAATAAGCCAACAAAGGAAGGTGCTCGTAGCGTTTTAATTACTCCAATTGCTGACGAGTCGAGCCTGTATTATTACAACTGGGTTCAGGATAATATCCGCAAAGTAAATGAAGCAACAAACGGAGAAGTTGGTTACATTCACGTCCCCGACATGGGTCCAAATGGACTGAATCAATTTTCGAAGTTGTTCTATCCACAACTCAACAAAAAAGGCTTAGTAATTGACGACCGCGGAAATGGAGGCGGCAATGTTTCACCCATGCTTATTGAACGCTTGCAGCGAGTAGCGCAACGCGCCAACACACGCCGAAACTACCCGCACCCAACTCCTGTACCCAATCAAATGCTACTCGGCCCCAAGGTGTTGCTGATCGACAAGTATTCAGCATCAGATGGCGATCTTTTCCCTTATGCGTTTAAACACTATAAACTGGGCACAGTCATCGGAACCCGCAGCTGGGGAGGCGTAGTAGGCATCAGTGGTTCTCTGCCATTTATAGACGGAGCAGAGCTTCGCAAGCCGGAATTTGCCTCCTACTCTTCCGAGAAAAGTGAATGGATAATTGAAGGGCATGGTGTTGAACCTGATATTGTATTGGATAATAATCCGTATCAAGAGTACTTGGGAAATGATGCTCAATTGCAAAAAGCCATTGAAGTCATTAAAGAAAAAATTAAAACTGAATATAAACCACTGCCTGCAATTCCGGAAGCACCGGACAAAACAAAATAA
- a CDS encoding histidine phosphatase family protein, translated as MIHLLLIRHGETIENANNICQGQQHGQLSDLGVQQAKNLALKLRGEPLDCIISSDLKRTVDTSNEILKFHPDLKLETDPLLRERSLPLWEGKPFPKNWRWEYLPEGSETNEDMMARASGFIQKLLKHYDGKRVAAVTHGGLLRAFRTVIENKPASDYFSWDASKNTSLSRIELHPDDNHRFLEINNTDHLDIDTPQTNQSFS; from the coding sequence ATGATTCACCTCTTACTTATTCGTCACGGAGAAACCATTGAGAATGCTAACAATATTTGTCAGGGACAACAACACGGTCAATTGTCCGATTTGGGAGTTCAGCAAGCAAAGAATCTAGCGCTGAAACTACGGGGTGAACCGTTGGATTGTATTATCTCAAGCGACTTGAAACGAACAGTTGACACATCCAATGAAATTTTAAAGTTCCATCCTGACTTAAAACTGGAAACAGATCCATTGTTGCGAGAGCGATCATTACCCCTGTGGGAAGGCAAGCCATTTCCGAAAAACTGGAGGTGGGAGTATTTGCCTGAAGGTTCGGAAACCAATGAAGATATGATGGCACGAGCTTCCGGTTTTATTCAGAAACTACTGAAGCATTACGACGGTAAACGTGTGGCTGCCGTTACTCATGGTGGCTTACTACGCGCGTTTCGCACCGTAATTGAAAATAAGCCGGCCTCCGATTATTTTTCATGGGATGCCAGTAAAAACACTTCGCTTAGTCGGATTGAACTGCACCCTGATGACAATCATCGTTTCCTTGAAATTAACAACACCGACCATTTGGACATCGACACGCCTCAAACGAATCAGTCGTTTTCATAA
- a CDS encoding HAD-IA family hydrolase, with the protein MKLDKHPDAEALIFDLDGTLSDSLPVHIATWEIVCKKYNCKFDPAIVYELTGMPTIQFAYRIIKDNQLEGADPEEMVKMKQQTFWEMLEGLRAHELVVSLVHKYHGKIPMAVGTGANRKSAELQLQALGIYDKFDAIVTADDVTEHKPEPHTFLKCAELINISPAKCHVYEDGVLGMQAAKTAGMFLTDVRPYLEN; encoded by the coding sequence ATGAAGCTTGATAAACATCCGGATGCAGAGGCGTTAATTTTTGATTTAGACGGCACTTTGTCCGATTCGCTCCCGGTACATATTGCCACTTGGGAGATTGTTTGCAAAAAGTACAATTGTAAGTTTGATCCGGCAATTGTATACGAACTAACCGGAATGCCAACTATTCAGTTTGCGTATCGAATTATAAAAGACAACCAGTTGGAAGGTGCTGATCCGGAAGAAATGGTAAAAATGAAGCAACAAACATTTTGGGAAATGCTTGAAGGTCTTCGAGCACACGAGTTGGTGGTGAGCTTGGTACATAAATACCATGGCAAAATTCCGATGGCTGTTGGTACTGGTGCAAATCGAAAAAGTGCTGAACTACAATTGCAGGCCTTGGGTATTTACGACAAGTTTGATGCGATTGTAACAGCCGACGATGTAACCGAGCATAAACCGGAGCCTCATACTTTTTTAAAATGTGCGGAGCTAATCAATATAAGTCCTGCAAAATGCCATGTTTACGAAGATGGAGTGTTAGGAATGCAGGCTGCAAAAACGGCAGGTATGTTTTTAACTGACGTTCGCCCTTATCTTGAAAATTAG